A single Salmo trutta chromosome 14, fSalTru1.1, whole genome shotgun sequence DNA region contains:
- the LOC115208040 gene encoding R3H and coiled-coil domain-containing protein 1-like isoform X3 produces MAPHQHHASHTTPAKDAAGDAADFSQEITAHLTDVAIEHAHNDYSCFGNVWINQDEYAHVIEIYDFPAMFKTDDLLDAFADYSDGGMKIKWMDNTRTLGVFSSQSAGMVFE; encoded by the exons ATGGCCCCCCACCAACACCATGCCTCGCATACAACACCAGCCAAGGATGCTGCTGGCGACGCTGCTGATTTTAGCCAAGAG ATCACAGCCCACTTGACAGACGTGGCCATCGAACACGCCCACAACGACTACTCATGTTTTGGGAACGTGTGGATCAACCAGGACGAGTATGCCCACGTTATCGAGATCTACGACTTCCCGGCCATGTTCAAAACAGACGACCTGCTGGATGCCTTTGCAGACTACAG TGACGGGGGCATGAAGATTAAGTGGATGGACAACACTCGCACCCTAGGCGTGTTCTCCAGTCAATCTGCAGGTATGGTTTTTGa ATGA
- the LOC115208040 gene encoding R3H and coiled-coil domain-containing protein 1-like isoform X1 — MAPHQHHASHTTPAKDAAGDAADFSQEITAHLTDVAIEHAHNDYSCFGNVWINQDEYAHVIEIYDFPAMFKTDDLLDAFADYSDGGMKIKWMDNTRTLGVFSSQSAGMPGYNWTTRVRMSLLINNCQTSAILWLVPVFKFLLLMPL, encoded by the exons ATGGCCCCCCACCAACACCATGCCTCGCATACAACACCAGCCAAGGATGCTGCTGGCGACGCTGCTGATTTTAGCCAAGAG ATCACAGCCCACTTGACAGACGTGGCCATCGAACACGCCCACAACGACTACTCATGTTTTGGGAACGTGTGGATCAACCAGGACGAGTATGCCCACGTTATCGAGATCTACGACTTCCCGGCCATGTTCAAAACAGACGACCTGCTGGATGCCTTTGCAGACTACAG TGACGGGGGCATGAAGATTAAGTGGATGGACAACACTCGCACCCTAGGCGTGTTCTCCAGTCAATCTGCAG GAATGCCAGGCTACAACTGGACGACACGCGTCCGGATGTCCTTGCTAATAAATAACTGTCAAACCAGTGCCATCCTATGGCTTGTTCCTGTTTTCAAGTTCCTATTGTTAATGCCACTGTAG
- the LOC115208040 gene encoding R3H and coiled-coil domain-containing protein 1-like isoform X2, translating into MAPHQHHASHTTPAKDAAGDAADFSQEITAHLTDVAIEHAHNDYSCFGNVWINQDEYAHVIEIYDFPAMFKTDDLLDAFADYSDGGMKIKWMDNTRTLGVFSSQSAGMVFENARLQLDDTRPDVLANK; encoded by the exons ATGGCCCCCCACCAACACCATGCCTCGCATACAACACCAGCCAAGGATGCTGCTGGCGACGCTGCTGATTTTAGCCAAGAG ATCACAGCCCACTTGACAGACGTGGCCATCGAACACGCCCACAACGACTACTCATGTTTTGGGAACGTGTGGATCAACCAGGACGAGTATGCCCACGTTATCGAGATCTACGACTTCCCGGCCATGTTCAAAACAGACGACCTGCTGGATGCCTTTGCAGACTACAG TGACGGGGGCATGAAGATTAAGTGGATGGACAACACTCGCACCCTAGGCGTGTTCTCCAGTCAATCTGCAGGTATGGTTTTTGa GAATGCCAGGCTACAACTGGACGACACGCGTCCGGATGTCCTTGCTAATAAATAA
- the LOC115208041 gene encoding golgin subfamily A member 7, translated as MAETHSLQELQQQAAVASKVYVQRDYNSGKICKFQTKFPSELESRVGKQQFEETMQTLNNLYAEAEKIGGKSYLEGCLACMTAYTIFLCMETHYEKVLKKIARFVKEQNEKIYAPLGLLLTDPIERGLRVVEITIFEDRSIGSGR; from the exons ATGGCGGAG ACGCACAGCTTGCAGGAGCTGCAGCAACAAGCAGCCGTCGCCTCCAAAGTGTATGTCCAGAGGGACTACAACTCGGGTAAAATCTGCAAGTTCCAGACCAAGTTCCCCTCAGAGCTGGAGTCCAGG GTTGGTAAGCAGCAGTTTGAGGAGACAATGCAGACGCTTAACAACCTTTACGCTGAGGCCGAGAAAATTGGTGGCAAGTCTTACCTGGAGGGCTGCTTGGCCTGCATGACAGCGTACACAATCTTCCTCTGTATGGAGACCCACTATGAGAAA GTATTGAAGAAAATCGCTAGGTTCGTCAAGGAGCAGAATGAGAAGATCTACGCTCCTCTGGGACTGCTGCTGACAGACCCAATAGAGAGAGGTCTCAGGGTT GTTGAAATCACCATTTTTGAGGACAGAAGTATTGGCTCCGGAAGATGA